Below is a window of Frigoribacterium sp. SL97 DNA.
TCATGGGGGCCTCGTGCTCGGTGGTGGTCGGGGGGATTGGCGGTGGCGGTGCCGTCCGGGCTGCCGGCGTCAGCGCTCGTGCGTCGGGGCGTCGCCGGCCTCGAGGGCGGCGTGCTGCCTCTCGACGCGCCGGGTCACGGCCATGGCCCGCAGCCCGACCACGATCGAGGCCGACCCGCTGAGGATCATCAGCACGCCCACGAGGTCACTGCCACCCCTCGTCAGCAGTGCGCCGCACACGACCACTCCGGCGGAGAGGATGAGCTGCAGGGTCGTCCACGTCGTCGTCGTCATCCCTCGACCCTACGAGCGTTCGGCCGCGAACGGCTCGGCCGCGCGACGGAGCGACCCGAGGAGGCGCGGTGCCGGATCGAATCGCACCGCGCCTCCTCGGCGACTTCCTGGGGTCTCGGCGCCTCAGTCGGCGTCTCGGCCGGCGTAGTCCTCGTCGGTGATGCGCTCGAGCCAGGTCGTGGTGGTGGCCGGGTCGTCGGCCGCCTCGAGGACGGCGACGTGCTCCATGAAGCTGCCCTCGGCGGCGGCGTGGAAGTGCTCCTCGCCCGGCGCGAGGTAGATCGTCTGGCCGGGGTGGACGTCGACGACCTTCCCGTCGCGGGTGCCGAACCGGGCGACGCCCTGGGTGACGTACAGGAACTGGCCTCGCGCGTGGTGGTGCCAGGCGGTCCGCGCGCCGGGCGCGAAGCGGACCTTCGC
It encodes the following:
- a CDS encoding cupin domain-containing protein, which translates into the protein MKILPPQPTTLNPDEQFPGQVWLDPIVTPQTDDQRATVAKVRFAPGARTAWHHHARGQFLYVTQGVARFGTRDGKVVDVHPGQTIYLAPGEEHFHAAAEGSFMEHVAVLEAADDPATTTTWLERITDEDYAGRDAD